The genomic DNA CGTCAGTTGGTTTTTGGTGTGTGGATCGTAGCCAGCATCAAGGTGTGTTTGATAGATGTTGTCCACCCGCGTTTCAAGCCGTTCAACGAGGTCTGACGGAAGGGCATTTTCAACGATAAAATACCCATCTTCATTTATAGCACTGCGTTGTTCGTCAGTCAGTTGGTGTTGTAGATGTCTTTCGTCAAGCATAGCGTGGATCTCCAATTTATGGTGTTTGTCGAAATGCGCGAAGAAGTTAATCTGGTAGGGGACCTTCTATCTGGTCAACGAAGCGGATAGAGTGAATAACATCACGGAGGTCTGTGAGCGGAACTTGCCGGTTGCGAACACAATCGACGAAGTGGCGATGCATCGTTAGCACGCCTTCATAACTCGCTGAGTCGCGCTGATCTACACCGTCGACTTCCCAACCTCCCATAACACTTCTGTCGTTGTCCTCGTAAATTTCGATTTCTTCGGGGATTTTCATGTAACAACCGATGCCGACACCGTGCAATTCGGAGCGCAGCACGCGACCACCCGACGCACGACTCCCGAAGAGGACACCTGTGACATTGTTATCAAAACGGACAAAGGCGGTGTAGAAGTTACGCTGTTCTGCAGCAAACGTATCGCGATGCGCCGTGACTTCCACCGGCTCACCACCTGCCATATATCGGAGCAGATCGACGACATGGCAGACATCGTTCCAAAGGGTAGTTGTAAATTCTCGATTTTGCCCGATCATCTGCTTGTTAAAGGTAGTGATGGCTAATGTAACAGGTCCCTTTTCTCCAACGCGCCGCATCGCCTCGCGTGTAACAGCGGCATATCTCCGCTGGAATCCCACCATACAGTAAACGTCGTTGGCAACTGCTGCTTCGAGCAATTGCTGTGTTTCGTCACTATTCGCACCCGGAGGTTTCTCAATAAACAGATGCTTGCCCGCGTTGAGGCAATCCAAGGCGGGTTGTAAAATCCACTTTTCGTTCATCACACAGTAAACGATGTCTAAGTCTTGTGTGTCTAACATTTTCCTGTGATCAGTGAAAGTGTGTGGGAACTCATATTTCTGTGCGACTTGTGCGAGTTTTTCCTCATCTAATTCGCACGCAGCGAGCATTTCAACATCATCCTCAAGGCGATTGACATTTGGATAATGCGCGCCTTGGCTACGTCCCCCTGCACCGATAAATCCTGCTTTAAGCATTGGGACTTTCTCCTTTGTCTCAATATTCGCGAAATTGTGTCCGCTTGAAAGTGTTCATACTTTAGCACAAACCCAAATTGATAGCAACAAAATTTGGGATATTACTTAAGTGTGCTAAGTTTTGAACAACTTTTACAAATTCCATAGCCGTATGTGCCAAATTTAACGAAAATTTACCTAAATTTTTTGCTTGATTTTTTTTCCCTTTTTCTGTTATGACTCTACTAAAGTTTGGACAATTTTAAATCTGACCGAAATTGCCCAAACTTTAATATGATTTTAAAAGATTCAGGACTTACGCAGAATGCTCTTTTGTAGCATGATGCACGTCGCATCTGGTCGAGTACGCCGCAAACCTGTTAGGTTGTGCCTCCAAAATGCCTCTGTTTTTCAGGAATTTCTATCTTACAAAGCACGCTACGGTCAAAATTGCGTAAGTCCTAAGATTTATGGGTGATGTAATGCTGTTCAGCGAGTTTTTTAACGCTTCATCATTACTACCATAAAAATAGCACCTTCACAAAAGGAGAAAAGCAATGAGGATGTCTTTGTGCCAGACGATTGCTATTATTTGTGTCATGTCTGTGGGATTCATGACATTTACACCATTCATTCCGAACGCTCAAGCACTCCCAAGTGCCGTAGTTATCACAGAAATATATGAGAAATGTTATCTCATAGGTTATCCGCGTACATATTGTGGTTCTCGTAGTTATACGGTGCAAAGTGCTCAGTACGACCATCCGGTAGATGATGAACAGCATACTGTTGATCTCATTTATCGGCGCGAGTCGAGAACACAAAATGTCTACACCAGTTGCAGCGATTGTGATTCTTAGTTCTGCGTTCCGTTAAAATAGAATTAAACAAGACCTGCTTTGATCCTTTTGTTTTTGATCAGGCAGGTCATCTTCCAATTTGAGGAAATCCCAGATGAAAAAAATTATTTCCCTCGCCATCTTTTTTGCGCTGCTCGGGTCATTTTACCTCTATATAGAGATTGACAAGCGAAATTTTGTTAACAACCTCCCACAACCGCCTGTTCTTGTAGAACAACCGATTAACAATAGGCCAGTGCATCAAAATTTAGAAGAAACTACGATGCCAAACATACAAAAAACTACAACTTCGTCAAAAACGGAAGGATCCGATCTGGAGCAGGAAGGAAGCGTTGTCCGTGAGAAAGGAATAAGCGATTACGATTGGCGTACCGATGTTGAACACCCGCATGAACACTTGCCTATAACCGATCCCTGGGGGAATCTTCTTAAAGAAGATCAAGCAAAAAAGCGCGGCACCTGGATAGGTGATCCAGAAACAATGGATCCTGATGAACTCTACTCCGCTGAATATAATCAACTTCTTGAAAAGTTTGGAGATATTCCACAAGTTCATACGGTTATGGAGTACGAGCGAAAGTTTGCAAATAACATTCCTTTAACTCTTGAAGAAAAGATCATTGGGTTAAAAGCACAACACTATTTATTTCCGTCTGAATCAACCCGCAAAACGATTGATTATTATAAGTGGCAGCAATCAAAAGGCGGGGTTGATGCTTTAAAGAGAATAAAACCTGAGGATATAGAGTACCTCCAAAGTTTAGGCATTGAGGTTAAGAAAGAAAAGGTAGGCACTCATACGCAGATCACTATTTCGACCAAATAGTTTGTATTGCATCCGTGTGAGATATGTCGTTAGTTCTTGATCTTATGTATGCCAATTGGATCATTCAATTCTCTTCGATAGGCGGGGTTTCCTAACCTCGCCGGTCCTTCCCAACAAACGCTTCCGAATTTATACATCTTTACCACTGCAAACAATTCTGTGTGTAAGTAAAAAAAATTGATTCTCTGAATGTTTTATGGTATGCTCTTAACACCACATTAATTTTCAGGCAATCAACCGTTTCTCTGTTCGTAGAACAGTTTGAAACTCAGCAGATGGGTAAGGAGAAACTCATGCCAGTTTTTGACGCAGAAGCCTTAGAATTTTGGGAAGAACACGGCTATGTTGTGGTACCAGAGGCAGTGCCACTTGAGAACTGCCGCGCTGCCGAACAAGCCGTCTGGGATTTTCTTGAGATGGATCGCGACGACCCCAACAGTTGGTATCCCGACCCACCGCGACGGGGTATCATGGTAGAAATTTATCAGCACCAAGCGTTGTGGAACAATCGTCAATACCCTCGCGTACATCAGGCATTCTCGGAGATTTGGGGAACGGAGAAACTTTGGGTGAGTTTTGATCGCGCAAGCATGAATCCGCCTGAACGTTCAGATTACAAGTTCCCGGGTCCCTATCTACATTGGGATATGTCGCTCGACAATATGCCCGTGACTTTAAAGGTGCAAGGCGTTTTGTATCTGGCGGATACACCCGGCAATCAGGGGGCATTTACCTGTATCCCGGGATTCCACCGAAAATTGGAGGGATGGTTGAACGACCTACCTGACGATGCCAACCCACGGGAGGTCGTACGGGAAGAATTCCAACCCGAGGCGTTTCCAATTGCGGGGAAAGCCGGGGATCTTGTGATCTGGCACAGCGCGCTACCACACGGAAGTAGTCCAAACTCTGCTCTCCGTCCTCGGATGGCACAATACATCACGATGTCCCCCGCACCCGCGAACGGCAACGCTGAATCCAGGATTAAAGGGTGGCGCGAACGGTTGACAGGTCTTGGCAGAGAGACGAAAGAGAAGGAGCATTACCACGGAAAAACAGCCGAGTTAACACCTTTAGGGGAAAAACTCCTCGGACTTGAATCGTGGGGTACCTAAACCCGTTAGGTGCGGTTTCATGAAGATTAATTTGTTAATGTCGGTAATTTCTTATCCGCACGAGGCAGGTGTCATCCCCGCTAGCGAGGTTTCCTAACCTCGCCAAATTACCGAAATATTTTCTTAAACTTCATCTAACCGCACCGTGTTTGCAGGAGATAGAGTGAGTACCTGCCAAAAAACAGACTCACTCAATCTATTGGAAAAAATTTGAAAGGTAAAATCTTTCTGACAGTTTCTGTGCTGCTATGCCTCTTTATCTTAGCCGAGGTCAACTATCCGCAGCTCGCACCACAAACCGAGTTGGCACTCTTCGCGATGTTTGGGTTGATAGTGGTATTTTTAAATTACCCCATTCATCAGCGGTTTGCTAACCGCCGCGTTTTCCGACTGCTTGATGTCGTGCTGATTGGAGGCATAATTGTCTGCTTCGGCTACGTTGTGATTCAGACAGAGCCGGTTTTT from Candidatus Poribacteria bacterium includes the following:
- a CDS encoding Gfo/Idh/MocA family oxidoreductase, translating into MLKAGFIGAGGRSQGAHYPNVNRLEDDVEMLAACELDEEKLAQVAQKYEFPHTFTDHRKMLDTQDLDIVYCVMNEKWILQPALDCLNAGKHLFIEKPPGANSDETQQLLEAAVANDVYCMVGFQRRYAAVTREAMRRVGEKGPVTLAITTFNKQMIGQNREFTTTLWNDVCHVVDLLRYMAGGEPVEVTAHRDTFAAEQRNFYTAFVRFDNNVTGVLFGSRASGGRVLRSELHGVGIGCYMKIPEEIEIYEDNDRSVMGGWEVDGVDQRDSASYEGVLTMHRHFVDCVRNRQVPLTDLRDVIHSIRFVDQIEGPLPD
- a CDS encoding phytanoyl-CoA dioxygenase family protein, yielding MPVFDAEALEFWEEHGYVVVPEAVPLENCRAAEQAVWDFLEMDRDDPNSWYPDPPRRGIMVEIYQHQALWNNRQYPRVHQAFSEIWGTEKLWVSFDRASMNPPERSDYKFPGPYLHWDMSLDNMPVTLKVQGVLYLADTPGNQGAFTCIPGFHRKLEGWLNDLPDDANPREVVREEFQPEAFPIAGKAGDLVIWHSALPHGSSPNSALRPRMAQYITMSPAPANGNAESRIKGWRERLTGLGRETKEKEHYHGKTAELTPLGEKLLGLESWGT